The following proteins are co-located in the Microcystis wesenbergii NRERC-220 genome:
- a CDS encoding ATPase encodes MNNFDIHSLITTVDNLIFSYTGENLDDVQSEILEGVINHQKYTEIAKSHHRSEKYVKDVAGKLWKTLSEILGEEVNKANLRSSLRRYYYNVSHNFNVINPVQINKGHICNQLPENQLQKPNLAEESKLEIATELMKEGLTVEQIARVLKLPLELVKEQLEKPKSPN; translated from the coding sequence ATGAACAATTTTGATATTCACTCTTTAATTACAACTGTTGATAATCTCATCTTCTCCTATACAGGAGAAAATTTAGATGATGTTCAGTCTGAAATCTTAGAAGGGGTGATTAATCACCAAAAATACACAGAAATCGCTAAAAGTCATCATCGTTCCGAGAAATATGTCAAGGATGTAGCTGGTAAATTATGGAAAACCTTATCAGAAATTTTAGGAGAAGAAGTTAATAAAGCTAATCTCAGGTCTAGTCTGCGAAGATATTATTATAATGTCTCTCATAACTTTAATGTAATAAATCCCGTACAAATTAATAAAGGTCATATCTGTAATCAACTACCAGAAAATCAATTACAAAAACCTAATCTTGCTGAAGAATCTAAACTCGAAATCGCTACAGAATTGATGAAAGAAGGCTTAACCGTCGAACAAATTGCTAGAGTGTTAAAACTTCCCTTAGAATTAGTTAAAGAGCAACTTGAAAAACCTAAGTCACCTAATTAA
- a CDS encoding PEP-CTERM sorting domain-containing protein (PEP-CTERM proteins occur, often in large numbers, in the proteomes of bacteria that also encode an exosortase, a predicted intramembrane cysteine proteinase. The presence of a PEP-CTERM domain at a protein's C-terminus predicts cleavage within the sorting domain, followed by covalent anchoring to some some component of the (usually Gram-negative) cell surface. Many PEP-CTERM proteins exhibit an unusual sequence composition that includes large numbers of potential glycosylation sites. Expression of one such protein has been shown restore the ability of a bacterium to form floc, a type of biofilm.): MFMNIQDLQKVKISKNIFDNSIFGLIIATSLIGLNAGQAEALQLALNGTYTGTVNGSSINATASGEINTDGPGGNLTATFTQIPSTFTPLSFGSSVVTVVCWASARTSNCSPDNGQNLFDLSGGNYSLERTFNWTSLPNSTISVTGQVSNINNQLLQYSANFIGTYNGPLDISRVVDYQVKWTPFGNQVIEEGSAIMETSNGNILPLKINTIYSGLSTPLLNSQVGRFSPVATYDVNTGVFQATWEAELCVVPEPTSIISLLSLGILGAGATIKRKVKRSNSLEKEPNNIG; the protein is encoded by the coding sequence ATGTTTATGAATATTCAGGATTTACAAAAAGTTAAAATCAGCAAAAATATTTTTGATAACAGTATTTTTGGATTGATAATAGCTACTAGCTTAATAGGATTGAATGCAGGTCAGGCAGAAGCCTTGCAATTGGCATTAAATGGTACATATACAGGAACAGTTAATGGGTCATCAATCAATGCTACTGCATCAGGTGAAATTAATACCGATGGTCCTGGCGGAAATCTAACTGCAACTTTTACTCAGATTCCTTCAACTTTTACTCCACTATCATTTGGCAGTTCTGTAGTCACAGTTGTTTGCTGGGCTTCGGCACGTACAAGTAATTGTTCACCTGATAATGGACAAAATCTATTTGATTTAAGTGGAGGAAACTACAGTTTAGAACGTACTTTTAATTGGACTTCTCTTCCAAATAGTACAATCAGTGTAACTGGACAAGTTTCTAATATCAATAATCAACTTTTGCAATATTCTGCTAACTTTATAGGAACATATAACGGTCCCTTAGATATCAGTCGGGTTGTCGATTATCAGGTTAAGTGGACACCTTTTGGTAATCAAGTTATTGAAGAAGGTTCAGCAATTATGGAAACAAGTAATGGTAATATTTTGCCTCTCAAAATAAATACTATTTATAGTGGATTATCAACACCGCTACTCAACTCCCAAGTTGGTCGTTTTTCTCCTGTAGCAACTTATGACGTAAATACAGGTGTGTTTCAAGCAACATGGGAAGCAGAACTGTGTGTTGTGCCTGAACCCACATCAATCATAAGTCTCCTTTCCCTGGGAATACTTGGTGCAGGTGCAACCATAAAACGGAAAGTAAAACGCTCTAATTCCCTCGAAAAAGAACCCAATAACATCGGTTAA
- a CDS encoding DUF2442 domain-containing protein, with protein MNVKMLGQNTSQAEVTHISSHGIWILANNEEMFLSYQDFPWFQDVPIRQILNIQEPFSNHFYWPDLDVDLSKEIIKNPERFPLKAKS; from the coding sequence ATGAACGTAAAAATGCTTGGGCAAAACACTTCTCAAGCTGAAGTAACTCATATTTCTTCCCATGGAATATGGATTCTGGCAAACAATGAAGAAATGTTCCTTTCCTATCAAGATTTTCCTTGGTTTCAAGATGTACCTATTAGACAAATTTTAAATATACAAGAGCCTTTTTCTAATCATTTTTATTGGCCAGATTTAGATGTAGATTTAAGCAAAGAAATTATTAAAAATCCTGAGAGATTTCCTTTAAAAGCTAAATCCTAG